The Nostoc sp. 'Peltigera membranacea cyanobiont' N6 genome contains the following window.
TGTTTAAAGATTGATCGTTTGAGCAACTGACAGTCATAAGCTTTCCTGTTTATCAAAATTTTATAAGGTATTAAACATCTAATATCAAGCTAATAAATGTTGGTAGCTTAAGTTCACTATAAAAATCATGATTTTCCCTTGCTAAGGTAATCCGAAATTAGCAATTCTGACAAAAGAAGGTTTTGTCGCAACAAACTACTTTTGTCAGTAGTTAGCAACGCTGTCAATAATAGTACAAGCAACTGCTTTCAATGAAGAACAATTGTCTGTTGTGTTTCCTGTGTTCCCGATTTAGCTGAGTTTCCCTAATTTATATGAGTTACAAAAAATACGTTGCTGGCATGACAAGTATTGCCAAACTAAAGCATCAATATTCCTTACACATTTGTAGTGCATTAGCTTACAGATAAAGGCAATATTTGCGATCGCAACTACAGATAATAGAAAGTGTTAACTTAAACACCTTTTGTCAATCGTTAATACTTAAAATGCGATGCTTTGCACAGATGGGTATTGTAACTAAGAGATGCAATGATATTTAGAGCAAGCGCTGTTGATAGCAAATTAGAAAAAACTTATAAAATATGACTCATTTTGGTATCCTTTGTCCACCCAGTACTGGACATCTTAACCCAATGACAGCATTGGGGCGAGAATTACAAAGACGCGGGCATCGTGTCACTCTCTTTGGAATTGCCGATGCTCAATCTAAAGCACTGGCAGCAGGATTAGACTTTTACATGATCAGAGAGTCTCAGCATACTCATGGAGGAACCGAAGAGTCCCTAACAAAGTTGGGACAATTAAGCGGCTTTGCAGCTTTGCAATATACTATGAACCTAATGAAAGAAGGAGTAAATCTGCTGCTTAATAAAGCTCCAGAAGCTCTTAGAGAAGCTGGTGTAGAAGCATTGTTGGTAGACCAATTTATAGTAGAAGGTGAGACTATTGCCGAATTTCTGCAAATTCCTTTTATTACTGTATGCAATGCCTTGCCAGTTAATGCAGAAGATGATGTGCCGCCTTTTTTTACAGACTGGAGATATGACCCGGCATGGTGGGCGCGTCTACGCAATCGATGTGCTTACTTGTTGATGAACCCGCTCACAAAACCAATCACGCAGATTTTAGATACCTATCGCCAAAAGTGGAGCTTGCCCCTTTACTCTCAAACACCTGACAAAGATACCTTCTCTCAACTTGCCCAGTTGAGCCAATTGCCTAAAGAATTTGATTTCCCAAGGCAGTCTTTGCCCAAGTGTTTTCATTTTACTGGCCCCTATCAAGATTCAACTGGACGAGAACCCATACCTTTTCCTTATGAAAAGTTGACTGGACAACCGTTGATTTACGCATCGATGGGAACCATACAAAATAGTTTATTAGAAATTTTTCAAACTATTGCCTCAGTTTGCGTTGGATTAGATACCCAGCTAGTAATCTCTCTTGGTAAAGAGAGTGGATCAGAACCGCTTCAAGGATTACCTGGCTCTCCGATAATTGTTAGTTACGCACCCCAATTGGAACTACTTGAAAAGGCAACTCTCACCATTACTCATGCAGGATTGAATACAGTTTTAGAATCTTTAAATAACGGTGTTCCGATGGTAGCAATTCCAATCGCTAATGACCAGCCAGCAGTAGCAGCACGTATAGCATGGAGTGGGGCTGGTGAATTTGTGCCTGTGGCTAGTATAGGTGTTCCTAAACTGCGAACAGCGATAAAGCAAGTTCTTGAGCAAGACTCTTATAAGCAGAATGCACTAAGATTACAATCTGCTATCCATCATTCTGGAGGAGTCAGTCGTGCTGCTGATATTATCGAACAGGTCATAACTACAGGGAAACCTGTTTTCCTATAGAAGGATAAATAGTGTTGTTAAACATTATTTACAAGATTAGGAAAAAACAAATTCACGATTTAATAAAATGAAGCTTATAAGTAAGACAAAATTCAGGATACAAGGATGGGATAATAACTCTTGGATTTTTAAAGTTAATATCCTATATTTCTTAGCCTTTTCAACACCAATTGTTGCACAAATGCGTGGATGCCGATTCTACCGCTTTGCTTATGCAAGAATTTTATAAAGGTTTGAACAATGGCTTGCCAAAAGCAGAAGCACTACGTCAGGCGCAATTAAGTTTACTGTCAAATCCTAAATATAAGAAGGCTTATTATTGGGGTGGGTTCCTCCTGGTTGGAAGCTGGTTGTAAAATTCCACTACTTGTAGCCCTGATTGGGCTTTTTGGAACTCTTTGGAATTATTGCTGCTTTTCGCTAACTCAGATGCCTTGATGTATTCGGATTTCGCCGACTTTGGCAACTTGGCCTTCAAATAGCGATCGCCCAGTACTCTGTAAAGAGTCGGATTTCGGCTATTAGTTGCTGTTGCCGTTTTTAACATCTCAATTGTTTCATTTAAAAGATTTTCTGCCGTATAAATAGCATCTACGTCAAGAATAGTTTCATCTGGAGGTAGCCCTAAGTCTTTGATGCGTTTAATCTTTTGTGCAATTTGTTCTTGCTTTGCTACAGACAATACGTCCACAAACGTTTCATCATAGCTAAAAGCTTGACCATCAATATATGCAAAGACATCTATTGTATATGGAGTACCCGGTTGAAATTCTTTTTCATCACTTGGGTAGGCAAGCCGAGTTTGATTTACAACTTTTTCCCACCCAAACTCGTAACTTTTTACTTTGACTTTGTAAGAAGTAGCACCCTTAACAGCAGTCCAAGTTATTTCTGGACGGGAATTCAATGTTGATGTGCTATTAGGAGAAATGATTGTTGGCTCATCGCTCCCTTCTCTGCCACCTTTTCGTATGTGACACGCATTAGTATTGGTTGGATTGCAAGTAGGTAAGGCTTCGTCAGGTTCGGCACACTTATCAAGAGGAATAGTTCCACTAGATAAATTTAAAATGTTTCCAGAACTAAAGCATAAAAATTCTACAGAACCACCATTCAAGACTTCTATTTTATCTCCCTTACAAATTAAGCTCCCTACTGACAAGTGCTTATCACCCTTATTTATTATCCTTCCCATTTGTGGATTGCAATGAACCTGATTTCTTCTTACTCTTATGAGCGGTACACTCGATAGCAATGGGAGATTACTTATTATCAGATAAGTTAAACAGCATATTCCTCCCGAAAATATTAGCTTCTTCATTTTTTCAAAGATTACATTACTTTTAATTAGGATTTTATCATTTATTAAGTATACGATCTAGCAATTCTTGTCTCCATTGAAATACTTCCGGGAGACTAGATTTTGCTAACATACAAACTTCCATGTAAATTCTAGCATCATCAAGTTTACCTAAAGCTTCTTCTACTTGATAACGCAAGCAAAAAGCATCTGTTCTTTGGCTATCTAAATCAGTCGCTTTTTCTAAATATTTTTCGGCTTCAGTTAACTTATTTTCCATTAACCTTGCCCATCCTAAATCTTTATACAACGATGCCTGTAATTCCCGATTTTTAGTTTCCTGCAAACCTTTTAAAGCTAAAGTAGCTGCTGCATTATAATCTCCTTTTTTATTTTTCAATCTGGCTAAAGCCGCAACAGCAAATATTGCTTGATCGCTACTTTTAATAGCAATTATATATTGCTTTTCTGCTAAACCATATTCTCCCTGTCCATCATAAAAATCACCTAATCCGTAATGTGATTCCCATTTGTTAGGTTTTAACTTAAAAATTATTTCGTAAGTTTTATTAACACAATTATAATCATGTAACTGCTGACACGCAATTGCTAAATTGTTATAAGCAGTATCATCTTTTGGGTTATATTTTATAGCTAGCTCGTAATTTTTTCTAGCAATTTTTGGTTCATTCTGATGACGGAAAGCTTGCTCAAAGTAGAAGCTGGAGATTGAGTAATTTAAATCATAATTAAAGCTTACTGCTCCTTGAAAATCATTTTCAGCTTGGGCTAATTTATTTTCCTTGTAAGATTTTTTACCTTGAGTTAAAAGATAATCTGCTATTATGATGTTTAATTTATTATTCCAGGTTATTGCTTTTTTAAAATCATTCCTGGCCTCATTAAACTTATTTTCTTGGTAAGCCTTCTTTCCTTGATTAAAATAATAACTTGCTAACAAAGGTAGAGAACCATAAATTATGCCAGCTAAACTTAGAGTCCCCAATATTCCGATACTAATCTTAAATAGTCTTGATTTAACTAATCGCTCGATTTTTGTTTGAAGTGGTAATCGCTCTAACCTCTGAATTATTAATTGAGTACTTTGTGGGCGTTGTCCCGGAAAAGGAGCCATTAAATCATCAATCAAATCAGCCAGAGGTTGATCTATATGAGGTGCTTTTTGTCTCCAAAGTAGTTTTCCTGTTTTCTGGTCTATTTTAATTTCAATTAGGGAAATAGCAGTAAGCAAGTAAACAAAAGTTCTACCCAAAGCAAAAAAGTCTGACTGTGGTACAGCCTGCCCATGAATTTGCTCAAAAGGAGAATAACAAGCTGTTCGGACGACAGTTATTTCGTGCCCGCTACCTAATCCTGTCTTAGTTCCTCCACTGGTACTAACTTTCGCTAAGTAGGTTCTAGTAATCTGTCGCCCTGCACCAAAATCAACAAGAGCTAATTTACCATTAGGTTGATAAATAATATTATCTGGTTTGATATCTCTGTGAAAAAAACCAGATCGATGCACAGTGTCAAGAATATTAATTAGTTGTGATAACCAATCTAATGAAACATCTTGAGTAATTCGTCCATGATTTTTTACCCATTGAGCTAGGCTTTCTCCTTCAAACTTTTGCATTACTATACAATGCAATTGTAAAAGATTATCATTTAGTATAAAAGTAAAATAGTCATCTTTAGTAGACTTAGGAATTCCCGAATGTTTAAGGATTTGTAATATAATCGCTTCTCGCTGAAATAGCTCAACTATTTTAGTATCATCGCTCCATTTCAGTACCTTCATAACTCTTATTTCATATTTTGGATGCAATTTTGTGCCACCATCCTCAACTTCAAATACATCTGTATAAGTAAATTGATTTTCCAATGAGCTTAACGGACGCAACAACCGAATACGTCCGTTTATTAGCAAGGTATTGCCACAGCTTAAACAATTTTCAGTTTCATCGGGGTTGTGGCGCTGGGTGCAAAGTGGATTTATGCAGTAAACCACATTTACTCCTAAATAAAATGACTTGTAGCCATTTTATTTTGTTCTTTATTTACTAAACCAAGAGGATCAACTAAAATATACTTTTTAACAACTGGTTGTAAGCTATAACTAACTTCTTGTTTACTTGATTTTTTACTACTTTCAATTAATGAACGGCACTCTAAAATGTCTATAGCTGTTATTAGTTCAGAAATCGAAACTTCTAGAGATGATTGCTCCTTTAAGTCGTCAACAAGCTTAGAGAAAGGAACAGGAGTAGAAGCTTTTGACATCTGGTGTGCCAAATAAATCATGATTTGCTTTTGAAGATTATTTAAAAACCCAGTTTGCCCAAACTGTACATGGAGCATTGCCTGGATTTGAGGCCCCATCATAGTAGTACTATACTCGAAAAATCTTTCTACGCTTCCCTCAAAAAAGCGATGAATTTTATTAATAACTGCTTCTAATTCTGATGGATTTCCACGATACATCTCAATTAACTGCCTACATTTCTCTCCACCTAAACCTTTTTCATGTATCATTTGCAGCGCAGCACTCTCATCTAAGCCTTCTAGCTGTAAAGAGAAAAAAGAGAAACTTGTAGTTAAATGAGTAATTTCTTCTAAAGGTATTTGGCTTGTTAAAATAATGCAACTCTGATTGTCATCCTTTGTAACCCCAACAAAGAAATCTTCATATTCTAATCTCTTTTCATAATTATTTACTTCTACTAGCCCCTCAAATCCATCTATCACTAACAAACAGCGGTGTAACTCCAACTGCTTTGATAACAAGGAAATCTTGGTTGCAAGAGGCTTACTGCTTGCTTCTAAATCGAAAACCATGAGTATTTCGGAAAGCAATTCATTTATCGAGGAAGAACGATTAGTTGCCTTCCAAATTACATAATCATACCTATTGGGATATTCAAAAATTATTTCTTCAATTAGTTTCGCTATTAATAAAGTTTTTCCTACCCCTCCAACTCCAGTTATAGTTATACAAAACTCTTGATAAATATTAATTTGTTTTTTTAAATCACTAATCTCTTCTTCTCGCCCATAAAAATTACCTATTTTAGGCAATTTACCATACACTTTAGTCTTGCCCACTAGACTCTCATTATCCAGCTTAGATGCTTCAAGCTCCATGTAATACTTTTTTGTAAATTTAAGCAAAATATTTTTTAAGTATGCTTTTTTTACTTGCACTTCACCACCAATAACTTCTGAAAGTATTGTCCATAACTGTGGTCCCACTCCCGTCTGTAAATACTGTACGCTGTATCCTGAGTCACTTGCTATTTCTCTGTATTCTTTCCCATCCCAAGTACCCTTGATTACAGCCTTCTCAGCTTTCGACAAATACCTTCCAGTACTCTCAAGCACTTGTTCTTCTAGAATTTCCAGCACTCGTTCTATGTCTAAATTCATAGTTAGCCGTGGTACAACGCTACTGTAAACAATACTTTATGTCTATATATCTATTTCTAATCATAGTTTATCTATAAATACTTCACATTTCTTAACATAAGCTGGTTTCTTAATTTACCTCCTGAGATGTAATATTATAATGTTACTTCTCTAATGTAGTAATCTTACGCTCTAAATGCCTTGTCATACTTAATTTGGAGTTCAGATAAGGAAGGTATTTACCGCAGTCAGCAACCAGTAACTATTCCAGTGAATATCTGTAGCGCTGGTAAACTTGGTCAAATAGATAAAGATGAGTTTTTAATGGAGGAGCCAAAACCACACTTTTTAACGCCCAAGTGTTCAAACCTAAGTCCAACAAACATCTAAGTCCAACATCTACGTCTAAAGACCTTTTAAGTGAAGTTGTTACCTCGACCGAACAATCATAGTGTACAAGGTTTTTGCCAATGTTCAAATTATCTCTCAAACAGTTATCAACAGATATAGAGGAATTTGAAGTGAAAAACAAAATAAGGCTAGATGTTATAAGGACAGAACTTCTGTAAAATCAAGGCTAGTTGAAGCGGCAAAAGGAGACGATTATACAGCAATACAAAAATTTAAAGGACAAAACACCACTAAGGATTAGGCGCTTTGTCCAAAAAGTGAAAAATGAATTGCTTCAGAAAGGGGTTGATCTCGAAGGAACAAGAGAAGTGGTGTTTAAAGTTTGACGGCTTGAATTCCCACTAAAATTGTCCGACTGAGTTAAATCCGCGCTGCTTCCCTTATTGTACACGGGTTGTTACCAGAACGTCGAACTTTTGGTAACAAGTTTTTTGTTGTCGAAATTCATAAGTTTCTGTAACGTTAAGTTTTGTTAAGAAATATCCCGAATTTTGTAGTTAAAAGCTGTAGTGCGCGAATAACAGTTATCAGTTATTAGTTATCAGTTGGAATTCACAGTCCTTGATAACTGTTAACTGATAACTGAATAACCCCCTCTGAACTTGAAAACCGAGTTATCAGGGGAAAATTTTGTGATAAAAAAAGAACGCCCCAAGAGCGCAGTGTTAGAGCGCATGGGGTCGAGTGCAACTTTCGCATGGCAACTTTGTGCTGCGGCGAAGGGTAATTTTCGGAATATCCAGGCTAGAACGAGAGTTTCACAGCTTGAAAGAGTTCTCCCCAAGGAATTCCCAGGGGAGAACCGATGAACGCAGCAACAACTGAATATGCAAACAATCTCACGGCCGCGGAATACCATGAGTTAACAGTTGGTAGTGCGATTCATCCAGCGTTGATTAAACGCAACTTCTTCCACATTGAGGGAGAATCAGTTTATGACTACCTGTTCATCTCTGATAAAATCCCTCGGAAAAATGCAGGTAGAGTTACGGATGGATACATAAAAATGTATCAGCATCTATTACTGGGTGGGACGTGGATTCAATCACTTGACCCATTCAAGAACTGGCAACCGATGGAGTGGGGGCGACTTAAGCCCAACTTTCCACGCTTTGATTTGGACTCATGTAAACCAGTTAAATACGAGTCGCCACCCAAGACAGCAAACCGCGTTACCTATTTCGATATTCCCAACTATATTTTAAACCTCGTTTCACGGCGCTATAACGTTTCCGATATTGCACAAGTGCTTTTTGCAAAACGTGGGAAAAAGCTTTGTGTTAAAAGTCGAAATCCGGGAATTCGCAATGGGGTTCTCTTGCCTTGGCTTTTGCAACTAGGACAAACTACGGTAATCCTAACGCAAGTCGTGCGGTTAAGTTCTCTTTTAGCACTGTGTATAAAAGGCATACTTAATCCCCTAATGTTTTGGTCAGGGGTTGGACAGCACAAAGAATTGAACATCGACCAAGCCCCGTTGGGGTGGGGTGTGGGGTGTGGGGTGTTGGGTGTTGGGAAAGAGATAGCCCCAACAACCGTCTTCTCTACGAGACGCTGCGCGAACGTACAAGCCCCGTCTTCACTACACCCAACACCCTACCCCCAACACCCTATTTTTGACTTTCAGCAGAAAGATTTACAAATCACCTTCTGGGAGTGGGTAAAGCAACATCCAGAGATTCCGATTATCTTATGCGAGGGCGAAAAAAAAGCCGCTTGCTTGCTTTCATTGGGGTTTGTAGCGATCGCGCTGCCGGGAATTTGGAACGGGCGGGTCGGAACACGGGATTTTGATGAACGGTTGCATCCTGACTTAGTACCAATGGCTCAGGCGGGGCGCAAGTTCATAATTCTTTTTGACCACGAAACTAAAGCTAAAACCAGGTGGTCAGTTTACCAAGCCACTGTTCGCACAGCAAAAGCAATTGAGTCTGCTGGTTGTGAATGCGAAGTTGCATCACTCCCAGGCCCAGAGAAAGGTGTTGATGATTTCGTGGTAGCCAGGGGTGAAGATGCCAATGTTTTGCTAACTGCTCTAGTAGACGATGCCAAATCACTCAAAGATTACCAGCGCTCCTATCGGGCTAAAAAATGGGGGTTAAGCAAATACAAACCAGATGTCACTATTAATATCAAGTATCTCTCTGAGGCTTTGTGCATTCCTCTTCTTGAAGAAAAATGCAATTTGCCTGAGCTTTATGATCTTGAAAAGGAACAACTTTTTACGCCATCTATAAAAGGACATCAAAGAAAGAAGGAGTCTACCGATTCTGGCGGAGTTGATTCATCCAAATCGAAGAAATCCCCTACCTTCAATTTCCCAAAATCAGGACTGGTTGTACTGTGGAGCGACATGGGTACAGGCAAAACGGAACTTATGCGCTGGTGGCGTGACCAAAATCCTAATGCTCGGTTCCTTAACAATGGACATCGGGTTAATCTCCTAAAAAATCTTGCCGAACGCTTGCAGACGGCGATGTATTCCGACTTGGGTTACACCGGTTTAGCCCAAGCCCAAGCCCTTAGTATTACCATTGACAGCTTGCACAAACTCAATACCCAGTCTGTCACCTACGGCTGCATATTTATTGATGAGGCTTGCCAATATCTTACCCACCTATTACACAGTAATACGTGTAAACAACATCGGGCAGCAATTCTGGAAGTGCTGGAATATCTAGTATACAACGCGCCCCTGGTGGTCATCGCTGATGCACACATGGATGACCTGACAGTGGACTTTTTTCGGGCAATGCGGCCGCATGGTGAAATTCCTTACATTGTCAAAAACGAGTGGCGCAATGGAGGACGCACTATATATTGGTACGAAGGCAGTAATTCAAGCGCCCTAGTCGCCCAAATCTCGGCAGCACTGATGCTTGGTGAGAAAATCATGGTTGCAAGTGACTCCAAGCGTTTTATCAAGAAACTCGACAAATCCTTTACTATCAAGTACGAAGAACCTAACTCTGACCAATCCCACGTACCACAAAAATGGCGGATTTGGTCTATTCATTCCGATAATTCCGGCTCTGAAGAAAACGTCGCTTTCATTAAAGATATCACCAACGCCGTCAAAAACTTCGATGCTTTGTTCACTTCCCCCAGTCTCGGTACTGGTGTCGATATTTCGGAGTATCATTTTGACTTAGTTTTTGGTGTGTTTCACGGCGTTTCCCAAACTGCTACCGAATGCGCCCAGCAGTTGTACCGCTATCGCCCGAAAGTTCCGTTTCATATTTGGGTGGCCCCGCGCCCCCCTTATGGCTACCAAGATACAAACGCTTCCAAGATAAAAGAACGCCTCCTGCAAACCAACGAGGTAACAGCTTTTCTGTTGCGGATCGACCGTCAAACAGGTAAACGGGGAGCCGAGAAAGATTGGGCGCTTGAGGCTTACTGCCAAATTATGGCTAACCGCCACTATTCTCTAAATAATCTGCGTGATGATTTGCGATCGCTCCTCACTGAAATGGGCAATACATTTATATGTATGGGCAGTGATGATGATGACCAATCTCTTGAACGCATGAAAAATGCGGCGACTGCTTTGGACACTGCCCATTATTCGGCTGTTGCCAAGGCTAACAATATTACAGCCAGTGAGTACCGTGCCCGTCAAAGCAAAGATTACCTTGACCCTAGCGAAATTTTTGAATGTGAAAAGTTTCGTATCTTTGATTCTTACGGCATCGAAGTAACCGAATCACTGGTGGAACTTGACAAAGGTGGTCGATTAATAGGAGCAATCGCTGGACTTGAGGCAATTTTAGCAAAGCCCGATGAATCAATTGTTGACCCGAAAACTGGGCGGACTTATCCCACGCCACCAACAATTGTCGCTCAAAAAGACCGCAATGAGCGGGACAATTTACCTTTGTGCATGGACTGGGGCAATTACTCGGCGCGGTGGCTGGCTAGATTTAACCTGGGGCTGCATCAAATTCTCACTTCTTTAGTCAGGGGTGATGAAGTTACCGCTTCGGATGCCACTTTACTGAAGATGACAGCGATCGCTATTAATTGTGCTGCTCACGTCAAAGCAATTCTTGGGTTTACTATCCCGCCTGACTGTAAGCCTATTTGGTTGCTGGCCACAATAGTAGAGCAGCTGGGGTTAAAGTTGACCTGCCGCAAGCAGGGTAAACGGGGTCAACAGGTGAAACTTTTCTCTTTATCTAAAAAGGAATTGGAATTTGCTCAAGAGGTAATTGCTCATCGGGTGGCAAAGCGTAATCAAAAAGAAAATCGAACCTATAACGTTGGACAAACCCCTGCTGTGTATAGCCCAGAACCCAATCACCAGTCCGTATCCACCCCCCCCATTAATGCTATAGGGAACCCCCATTCAGGAGGGGTGGATACTACCGATTCTGAACCGCCTCTGACCGAGCGCATTACGCTACTCCACTGCGTAGAAATACTTCGTTCTGGCATTTCTGGTGGAGTGGACGCGATTAAAGGCATTCTCAAGCGATGGACTGGGGATTTGCGCTGGGAGACGGTGCTGGAACTTGAAGCGATCGCGGCGAATGAACTACGTAACTTGGAGCAATCTGTGCCTGATTTTTATCAGTGGCTCGATGAAGAGGTGTTGCCTATGGAGGGGGCTAGCTAGATAAAAAATCTCATTGACATTTGAAAGCTGTTTCTAGTTTCGTTGCCAGTAGCAATTAATATTACTGGTTCTAATTTCTGCTGGATTTTCACAAGTTATGTGCGTCAATCTCAAATATCCATCAAGTTCATAGCACTGCTGTCATTAGGTCTAGCTTTGAGATAGCGATCGGTGATGGCTAAATTGGCATGACCCAAAGTTTCTTTCACCAGCACTGGATTAGTCCCGCGCTCAATGGCGTGAGAACCGTGGGCATGACGTAACCAGTGAGCAGAAACTAATTCGCTTAATCCAGCTTCAAGTGCAATTGCTTTGACAATCGGGTGCAAGTTTTGACGGTCTAAATGTCCCCCTTTTTGACTTGGAAACACTGCTTGATTGGAGTGAGCCGAAGCTTTGAACTCCATTAATTCCGCCCAAAGCTTTGGCTTGATGAGAATTGTCCGATTTTTGCTGCCCTTGGCTTTTCGCACGTACACTTGACCACTCTCACCACGGGGTGTCAAATCTACCCAAGTTAAATTACAGATTTCACTTGCCCGTAACCCTGCCTGATACAAGAGTTTGATAATTAACAAATTACGTAGGGCTGTGTACTGTCGTTTGGGAGTTTTCGCATCAGCTAAATGCTTATTGGCTGCCCGTACCAACAATTTAATATCAGCTTCATCGAGATAGCGTTCGTTGATTACATCTGGTAATTCACCCAGTTTTAGTGCCATACCCACATTAAAAGGGAGATATCCAATTTTATGAGCGAAACTAATCAAGCTTTTGGCACAAGCTATGTATATCCGCTTTGTGCTTTCGGCATTGCCCCCAAAAGAACTAGCGTATTCTACCAAGTCTTCATAAGTCACTTTTTTGAGGGGCTTGTCCAGAAAATCCAGAAATCGCCTAGTGTATCGCTGGTAAGCCCGAATAGAAGACGACGCTTTTCCCTCCAACCACAGCGCAATCAACTTCGCCTCCGCCTGCGCTACAGGCAAGGAAGCGATCGCCTTTCTATGGGCTGTTATGTGGACAAGAGAGAGGGTCATTTTTATTACTCCCTTAAAAACCAGACACAACATAAGTTTCGTCTGATTTTATAGTGTCTGATTTTTATTGTCCTTTAAAATGGGCGTTTCGACTCACCCTCAAGCGAATGAAAATTTCTCGATTTTTGCGTATAGTACACCTCTAATACTGAGGAGCGTGACAAACACAATACTGTTATGCAATTGTTCAGCAGGGTATTTATTTTGAAAAACCTAAAAGTTGGTGAAAAAAAATAAACTAAAAATGACTTTATAGTTAATAAATGATATAAGAGGTCAAAGAGCGGACTCCAAAGTTTATTTACGCCGCAGTGTACTGCTTTTTAAGCGCTAT
Protein-coding sequences here:
- a CDS encoding plasmid replication protein, CyRepA1 family yields the protein MNAATTEYANNLTAAEYHELTVGSAIHPALIKRNFFHIEGESVYDYLFISDKIPRKNAGRVTDGYIKMYQHLLLGGTWIQSLDPFKNWQPMEWGRLKPNFPRFDLDSCKPVKYESPPKTANRVTYFDIPNYILNLVSRRYNVSDIAQVLFAKRGKKLCVKSRNPGIRNGVLLPWLLQLGQTTVILTQVVRLSSLLALCIKGILNPLMFWSGVGQHKELNIDQAPLGWGVGCGVLGVGKEIAPTTVFSTRRCANVQAPSSLHPTPYPQHPIFDFQQKDLQITFWEWVKQHPEIPIILCEGEKKAACLLSLGFVAIALPGIWNGRVGTRDFDERLHPDLVPMAQAGRKFIILFDHETKAKTRWSVYQATVRTAKAIESAGCECEVASLPGPEKGVDDFVVARGEDANVLLTALVDDAKSLKDYQRSYRAKKWGLSKYKPDVTINIKYLSEALCIPLLEEKCNLPELYDLEKEQLFTPSIKGHQRKKESTDSGGVDSSKSKKSPTFNFPKSGLVVLWSDMGTGKTELMRWWRDQNPNARFLNNGHRVNLLKNLAERLQTAMYSDLGYTGLAQAQALSITIDSLHKLNTQSVTYGCIFIDEACQYLTHLLHSNTCKQHRAAILEVLEYLVYNAPLVVIADAHMDDLTVDFFRAMRPHGEIPYIVKNEWRNGGRTIYWYEGSNSSALVAQISAALMLGEKIMVASDSKRFIKKLDKSFTIKYEEPNSDQSHVPQKWRIWSIHSDNSGSEENVAFIKDITNAVKNFDALFTSPSLGTGVDISEYHFDLVFGVFHGVSQTATECAQQLYRYRPKVPFHIWVAPRPPYGYQDTNASKIKERLLQTNEVTAFLLRIDRQTGKRGAEKDWALEAYCQIMANRHYSLNNLRDDLRSLLTEMGNTFICMGSDDDDQSLERMKNAATALDTAHYSAVAKANNITASEYRARQSKDYLDPSEIFECEKFRIFDSYGIEVTESLVELDKGGRLIGAIAGLEAILAKPDESIVDPKTGRTYPTPPTIVAQKDRNERDNLPLCMDWGNYSARWLARFNLGLHQILTSLVRGDEVTASDATLLKMTAIAINCAAHVKAILGFTIPPDCKPIWLLATIVEQLGLKLTCRKQGKRGQQVKLFSLSKKELEFAQEVIAHRVAKRNQKENRTYNVGQTPAVYSPEPNHQSVSTPPINAIGNPHSGGVDTTDSEPPLTERITLLHCVEILRSGISGGVDAIKGILKRWTGDLRWETVLELEAIAANELRNLEQSVPDFYQWLDEEVLPMEGAS
- a CDS encoding tyrosine-type recombinase/integrase, which produces MTLSLVHITAHRKAIASLPVAQAEAKLIALWLEGKASSSIRAYQRYTRRFLDFLDKPLKKVTYEDLVEYASSFGGNAESTKRIYIACAKSLISFAHKIGYLPFNVGMALKLGELPDVINERYLDEADIKLLVRAANKHLADAKTPKRQYTALRNLLIIKLLYQAGLRASEICNLTWVDLTPRGESGQVYVRKAKGSKNRTILIKPKLWAELMEFKASAHSNQAVFPSQKGGHLDRQNLHPIVKAIALEAGLSELVSAHWLRHAHGSHAIERGTNPVLVKETLGHANLAITDRYLKARPNDSSAMNLMDI